From Meles meles chromosome 5, mMelMel3.1 paternal haplotype, whole genome shotgun sequence, one genomic window encodes:
- the ZBTB12 gene encoding zinc finger and BTB domain-containing protein 12: MASGVEVLRFQLPGHEAATLRNMNQLRAEERFCDVTIVADSLKFRGHKVILAACSPFLRDQFLLNPSSELQVSLMHSARIVADLLLSCYTGALEFAVRDIVNYLTAASYLQMEHVVEKCRNALSQFIEPKIGLKEDGVSDASLVSSVSATKSLLPPARTPKPAPKPPPPPPLPPPLLRPVKLEFPLDEDLELKAEEEDEDEDEDVSDICIVKVESALEVAHRLKPPGGLGGGLSIGGSVGGHLGELAQSSVPPSTVAPPQGVVKACYSLSEDAEGEGLLLIPGGRASVGATSGLVEAAAVAMAARGAGGSLGAGGSRGPLPGGFSSGNPLKNIKCTKCPEVFQGVEKLVFHMRAQHFIFMCPRCGKQFNHSSNLNRHMNVHRGVKSHSCGICGKCFTQKSTLHDHLNLHSGARPYRCSYCDVRFAHKPAIRRHLKEQHGKTTAENVLEASVAEINVLIR, translated from the coding sequence aTGGCCTCTGGGGTGGAAGTCCTGCGCTTCCAGCTGCCCGGCCACGAGGCCGCTACCCTGCGGAATATGAACCAGCTCCGCGCAGAGGAGCGGTTTTGCGACGTGACCATTGTGGCCGACAGCCTCAAGTTCCGTGGCCACAAGGTCATCCTGGCCGCCTGCTCGCCTTTCCTGAGGGACCAGTTCCTGCTGAACCCCAGTTCTGAGCTGCAGGTCTCCCTGATGCACAGTGCACGCATCGTGGCCGACCTGCTCCTCTCCTGTTACACGGGCGCTCTGGAATTCGCTGTCAGGGACATCGTCAACTACCTGACGGCTGCCTCCTACCTGCAGATGGAGCACGTGGTGGAGAAATGCAGGAACGCCCTCAGCCAGTTCATTGAGCCCAAAATAGGCCTCAAAGAGGACGGGGTCAGCGATGCCAGCCTTGTGAGCAGTGTCAGTGCCACCAAATCCCTCCTTCCTCCCGCCAGGACCCCAAAACCAGcccccaagcccccacccccaccccctttacCCCCTCCACTCCTGCGGCCGGTGAAACTGGAGTTTCCTTTGGATGAGGACCTGGAGCTGAAGGCCGAGGAAGAAGACGAGGACGAGGACGAGGACGTGTCTGACATCTGCATCGTCAAGGTGGAGTCGGCCCTGGAGGTGGCACACCGGCTCAAACCTCCCGGAGGTTTGGGAGGAGGTCTGAGCATCGGAGGCTCCGTGGGCGGCCACCTGGGAGAGCTGGCCCAGAGCAGCGTGCCCCCCAGCACTGTGGCCCCACCGCAGGGGGTCGTCAAAGCCTGCTATAGCCTGTCTGAGGACGCAGAAGGGGAGGGCTTGCTGTTGATCCCCGGAGGCCGGGCCAGCGTGGGGGCCACCTCGGGCCTGGTGGAGGCAGCAGCGGTGGCCATGGCtgcccggggggcggggggcagcctgggggcagggggcagccgGGGACCCCTGCCGGGGGGCTTTTCCAGTGGAAACCCCCTAAAGAACATCAAGTGCACCAAGTGCCCGGAAGTGTTCCAGGGCGTGGAGAAGCTGGTCTTCCACATGCGGGCGCAGCACTTCATCTTCATGTGCCCACGCTGCGGCAAGCAGTTCAACCACAGCAGCAACCTCAACCGCCACATGAACGTGCACCGCGGCGTCAAGTCGCACTCATGCGGCATCTGTGGCAAGTGCTTCACGCAGAAGTCCACGCTGCATGACCACCTCAATCTCCACTCCGGAGCGAGGCCGTATCGCTGCTCCTACTGCGACGTCCGCTTCGCACACAAGCCCGCCATTAGGCGGCACCTCAAGGAGCAACATGGCAAGACCACGGCGGAGAACGTGCTGGAGGCCAGCGTGGCCGAGATCAACGTCCTCATCCGCTAG